A single genomic interval of Ramlibacter pinisoli harbors:
- a CDS encoding enoyl-CoA hydratase/isomerase family protein produces the protein MTVDPLVLATREGATARLTLNRPGKRNAMSDAMLAEFNVQLDRAIADDAVRTIVVGGAGACFTSGRDRKDVGTADSERLRLDDASLERSVESFTDTLRRLINSPKPTIAAVHGFAFGGGQAMALACDFLVAERDARFANVEITYGFPAALNSVLLMRQLGRRRALEIAMTGDVYSAEDWDRFGLVNRLAEPGALDQAVKAFAEVLNERAAWAVRRTKSLMLSVEDVPLGDGMTQGGQLNQLLRLNAERADPYQASSDTRARLQEAVRPLGGT, from the coding sequence ATGACCGTCGACCCACTCGTCCTAGCCACGCGCGAAGGCGCGACGGCCAGGCTCACGCTCAACCGGCCGGGCAAGCGCAATGCGATGAGCGACGCGATGCTCGCCGAGTTCAACGTGCAACTCGACCGCGCCATCGCCGACGACGCGGTGCGCACGATCGTGGTCGGTGGCGCCGGCGCCTGTTTCACCTCCGGGCGCGACCGCAAGGACGTCGGCACGGCCGACTCCGAACGCCTGCGGCTGGACGATGCGTCGCTGGAGCGCAGCGTCGAGTCGTTCACCGACACCCTGCGGCGCCTGATCAACTCGCCCAAGCCGACGATCGCCGCGGTGCACGGCTTCGCCTTCGGGGGCGGGCAGGCGATGGCACTGGCCTGCGATTTCCTGGTGGCCGAGCGCGATGCGCGGTTTGCCAACGTGGAGATCACCTACGGCTTTCCGGCGGCGCTCAACTCGGTGCTGCTGATGCGCCAGCTGGGTCGGCGACGCGCGCTGGAGATCGCGATGACCGGCGATGTCTATTCGGCAGAGGACTGGGATCGCTTCGGTCTCGTCAACCGGCTTGCCGAGCCGGGCGCGCTGGATCAGGCGGTCAAGGCGTTCGCGGAAGTGCTCAACGAGCGTGCGGCCTGGGCCGTGCGACGCACGAAGTCATTGATGCTCTCCGTGGAAGACGTGCCACTGGGTGACGGCATGACGCAAGGCGGGCAGCTCAACCAGTTGCTTCGCCTGAATGCCGAACGTGCGGACCCCTACCAAGCGTCATCGGACACGCGCGCCCGGCTACAGGAAGCGGTGCGCCCCCTCGGGGGAACCTAG
- a CDS encoding sulfite exporter TauE/SafE family protein — protein MVSLAVAAAAGVAGTLIGLTGIGGVLLVPALTEFAQVPVDRAVAASMFAFLLGGVLAAVQHLRHLDDAARRSALPLCLAASAGAVAGAATVQWLGPGPIRTFIALLSLGSGLQALRTPSLTASERQLAPGQLGGLGLLVGYGSAISGTGGPAMLVPLLLVLHVPVRLAIALGLAVQVPISISATVVHAVAGRIDFALAMTLAALVLAGTFAGSHASRQLSRHALTMAVAITLISVGIWYGFATLR, from the coding sequence ATGGTGAGCCTTGCCGTCGCTGCGGCTGCGGGTGTGGCCGGCACGCTGATCGGCCTGACAGGCATCGGTGGCGTGCTGCTGGTGCCGGCCCTCACCGAGTTCGCGCAGGTACCGGTCGATCGCGCGGTTGCCGCCTCGATGTTTGCCTTCCTGCTCGGCGGTGTGCTCGCAGCCGTCCAGCACTTGCGCCACCTCGACGATGCGGCGCGCCGGTCGGCGCTGCCGCTCTGTCTCGCAGCGTCCGCAGGTGCGGTGGCAGGTGCGGCCACGGTGCAGTGGCTGGGGCCTGGTCCGATCCGGACCTTCATTGCACTGCTCTCTCTTGGCTCCGGGCTGCAGGCCCTGAGGACGCCAAGCTTGACCGCAAGCGAACGCCAGCTAGCACCCGGCCAGCTCGGTGGCCTTGGTCTTCTGGTCGGTTATGGCTCGGCCATCTCCGGTACCGGCGGCCCCGCGATGCTGGTGCCGCTGCTGCTGGTCTTGCATGTCCCAGTGCGGCTGGCAATCGCGCTGGGGCTCGCGGTGCAGGTGCCGATCTCGATTTCGGCAACCGTCGTGCATGCGGTGGCGGGGCGCATCGACTTTGCGCTGGCCATGACGCTCGCCGCGCTCGTGCTTGCAGGCACCTTTGCCGGCAGCCATGCGTCGCGCCAACTGTCACGGCATGCTTTGACGATGGCCGTGGCCATCACGCTCATCAGCGTGGGGATCTGGTACGGCTTCGCGACATTGCGATAG
- a CDS encoding acyl-CoA dehydrogenase family protein: MDGTRTLEGFRQEVRDFLAANLRPELAERVKAGYYLAKPELDAWHRALYERGWSGTNWPQEHGGPGWTPMQKYIFEDECAKAGAPILIMMGLNQVGALLMAAGTDEQKARHLPGILDGSDLWCQGLSEPNSGSDLASLQCAAWREGDDYVVEGSKIWTTAAHWANWCFLLVRTSSDGPKQEGITILLLDMKTPGITIRPIIGLDGMHSLNQLFLDKVRIPVSCRVGEEGKGWPLMKYFLGHERLSAAGIWKCKAHFARLTTIARSTLRDGRPLVDNPRFRDRMAWLEIRMRALEVLLLSIINDSAKAKGAEGAMIKLRGTQLQQEMLAMMSEAAGQYAVPFHPEILRTGWTEEPVGPDFATTATPFYLFWRKSTISGGSSEIMRNVIAQALFQ, encoded by the coding sequence ATGGACGGCACCCGGACACTGGAGGGCTTTCGCCAGGAGGTGCGTGACTTCCTGGCGGCCAACCTCCGCCCCGAGCTTGCCGAGCGGGTGAAGGCGGGCTACTACCTCGCCAAACCCGAACTCGACGCATGGCATCGCGCGCTGTACGAGCGCGGCTGGTCGGGCACCAACTGGCCGCAGGAGCATGGCGGTCCCGGCTGGACGCCGATGCAAAAGTACATCTTCGAGGACGAGTGTGCCAAGGCCGGCGCACCCATCCTGATCATGATGGGGCTGAACCAGGTGGGCGCGCTGCTGATGGCGGCCGGCACCGACGAACAGAAAGCGCGCCACCTGCCCGGCATCCTGGACGGCAGCGATCTCTGGTGCCAGGGACTGTCGGAGCCGAACTCGGGGTCGGACCTGGCCAGCCTCCAATGCGCGGCCTGGCGCGAGGGCGACGACTACGTCGTCGAGGGCAGCAAGATCTGGACGACCGCGGCGCACTGGGCGAACTGGTGTTTCCTGCTGGTCCGCACCAGCAGCGACGGACCGAAGCAGGAGGGCATCACCATCCTGCTGCTCGACATGAAGACGCCGGGCATCACGATCCGTCCCATCATCGGCCTGGACGGCATGCATTCGCTCAACCAGCTGTTCCTCGACAAGGTGCGGATCCCCGTGTCGTGCCGGGTCGGCGAGGAGGGCAAGGGCTGGCCCCTGATGAAGTACTTCCTGGGCCATGAACGCCTCTCGGCGGCCGGCATCTGGAAATGCAAGGCGCACTTCGCGCGGCTGACCACGATCGCCCGCAGCACGCTGCGCGATGGCCGTCCGCTCGTCGACAACCCGCGCTTTCGCGACCGCATGGCCTGGCTGGAGATCCGGATGCGGGCCCTCGAGGTCCTCCTGCTGTCGATCATCAACGACTCCGCCAAGGCCAAGGGGGCCGAAGGCGCCATGATCAAGCTGCGCGGCACACAACTGCAGCAGGAGATGCTGGCGATGATGAGCGAAGCTGCCGGCCAGTACGCCGTTCCCTTCCATCCCGAGATCCTGCGCACGGGCTGGACGGAGGAACCCGTCGGCCCGGACTTCGCCACCACGGCGACGCCCTTCTATCTGTTCTGGCGCAAGTCGACCATCTCCGGCGGGTCGAGCGAGATCATGCGCAACGTCATCGCACAGGCGCTGTTCCAATGA
- a CDS encoding amidohydrolase family protein, protein MRGARVSPGGVVTSGSYAAYRNDWLALHEEEALEPQLPIIDAHHHIWDSPRPRYMFEDMLGDVKAARHNVVGTVYVDCRSMYRSDGPVELRSVGEVEFANGVAALGASGAYGATRFCAGIVGFGSLHLGARARPVLEALVLAGGSRFKGVRQISAWDSDPVLAPPHADRPPGLLADKTFREGFALLAPLGLRFDAWLYQTQIAELTDLARAFPGTPIVLDHAGTPLGIGRYAGRREELFPAWKRAIVELAGCPNVSIKLGGLGMVVGGFGFNERDRPPTSHDLVEAWKPYVETCIEAFGSRRCMFESNFPPDRATCSYGVIWNAFKRMVAGAGEDEKTDLFARTADRFYDLRLLAR, encoded by the coding sequence TTGCGCGGAGCGCGCGTCTCGCCGGGAGGCGTCGTCACCAGTGGCTCCTACGCCGCCTACCGCAACGACTGGCTGGCGCTGCATGAGGAAGAAGCGCTCGAGCCGCAACTACCCATCATCGACGCGCACCACCACATCTGGGATTCGCCGCGGCCGCGCTACATGTTCGAGGACATGCTCGGCGACGTGAAGGCGGCGCGGCACAACGTGGTCGGCACGGTCTATGTCGACTGCCGCTCCATGTACCGGTCCGACGGGCCGGTCGAACTGCGTTCCGTCGGGGAAGTCGAGTTCGCCAACGGTGTCGCGGCGCTGGGTGCGAGCGGCGCCTATGGAGCGACACGGTTCTGCGCCGGGATCGTCGGCTTCGGATCGCTGCACCTGGGCGCGCGCGCCCGGCCCGTGCTGGAGGCCCTGGTGCTGGCCGGCGGTTCGCGCTTCAAGGGCGTTCGCCAGATCTCCGCCTGGGACAGCGACCCCGTGCTCGCGCCGCCCCATGCCGACCGGCCGCCCGGGCTGCTGGCGGACAAGACGTTTCGCGAAGGATTCGCGCTGCTGGCTCCCTTGGGCCTGCGCTTCGACGCCTGGCTCTACCAAACCCAGATCGCCGAACTCACCGACCTGGCGCGGGCATTCCCCGGCACGCCCATCGTCCTCGACCACGCGGGGACACCCCTGGGCATCGGGCGCTATGCCGGGCGCCGCGAAGAACTGTTCCCTGCATGGAAGCGGGCGATCGTCGAACTCGCCGGCTGCCCGAACGTCTCGATCAAGCTTGGCGGGCTCGGCATGGTCGTCGGCGGTTTCGGCTTCAACGAGCGCGACCGGCCGCCGACCTCGCACGACCTCGTCGAGGCCTGGAAGCCGTACGTCGAGACCTGCATCGAAGCCTTCGGCAGTCGCCGCTGCATGTTCGAAAGCAATTTCCCGCCGGACCGCGCGACCTGCAGCTACGGCGTGATCTGGAACGCTTTCAAGCGCATGGTGGCCGGAGCCGGCGAGGACGAGAAGACGGACCTGTTCGCCCGCACCGCCGACCGCTTCTACGACCTCAGGTTGCTGGCCCGCTAG
- a CDS encoding tripartite tricarboxylate transporter substrate binding protein has translation MRRRLIAMAPALMAAAVLLGAGSAGAQQGFPNKPLRIITPYATGSSVDAMARIVGVKLSESLGQPVLVEPRPGANTVIGSEMLVKSPPDGYTLLLVSTTHVLNGLLIHNLPYDTFKDFAPVATIASSELILVASPKVPATNVKELVALAKTKPLTYATSSAGGPTHLAAELFSSLTGVKLTHIPYKGSGPAVTDLLGGHVDIGWTSPLTVIPHINAGKLKAIAISGNTRGPALPNVPTFSEAGLPGFDMRFWYALLAPAGTPKDIVNRLSSDIAKILVTPDMADKIAAQGAEPFVSSPEQFAAIMRADSARYEKVIKGAGIKVAE, from the coding sequence ATGAGGAGACGCCTGATCGCTATGGCACCGGCGCTGATGGCCGCTGCGGTGCTGCTAGGTGCCGGCAGTGCCGGCGCCCAGCAGGGGTTCCCGAACAAGCCGCTGCGCATCATCACGCCTTACGCCACGGGAAGCAGCGTGGACGCCATGGCGCGCATTGTCGGCGTGAAGCTGTCCGAGAGCCTGGGGCAGCCCGTGCTCGTGGAGCCTCGCCCGGGTGCGAACACGGTCATCGGATCCGAGATGCTGGTGAAGTCCCCGCCGGATGGCTACACCCTCCTGCTGGTTTCGACCACCCACGTCCTCAACGGCCTGTTGATCCACAACCTTCCGTACGACACGTTCAAGGACTTCGCGCCGGTCGCAACCATTGCGAGCAGCGAACTGATCCTGGTCGCCAGTCCCAAGGTGCCGGCCACCAACGTCAAGGAACTGGTCGCGCTGGCCAAGACGAAGCCGCTCACGTACGCCACCTCCAGCGCAGGCGGACCGACCCATCTCGCCGCCGAACTGTTCAGCTCCCTGACGGGTGTGAAGCTGACGCACATCCCTTACAAGGGCTCGGGACCGGCCGTGACCGACCTGCTCGGCGGCCACGTGGACATCGGCTGGACGTCCCCGCTGACGGTGATTCCCCACATCAATGCCGGCAAGCTCAAGGCGATCGCCATCTCCGGCAACACCCGCGGCCCTGCATTGCCGAACGTGCCGACGTTCTCGGAAGCAGGCCTGCCGGGCTTCGACATGCGGTTCTGGTATGCGTTGCTCGCGCCCGCCGGAACGCCCAAGGACATCGTGAACAGGCTGTCCTCGGACATCGCGAAGATCCTGGTCACGCCCGACATGGCCGACAAGATCGCCGCCCAGGGGGCGGAACCGTTCGTCTCCAGCCCCGAGCAGTTTGCGGCCATCATGAGGGCCGACAGCGCCCGCTACGAGAAGGTCATCAAGGGCGCCGGCATCAAGGTGGCGGAGTGA
- a CDS encoding HpcH/HpaI aldolase family protein codes for MSSLKKVLAGGGTAVMVNLTFNSPTLVEHLATLGFDAVMLDCEHTSASVERIEELARAARASGIAAIVRPEKFDEALVTRYLDCKVAGIMVPHVDDAATARRIVDVVRYALPDRWQDIAIIVMLESATAVANLDDILAVEGIDVFFIARVDLSKSMGLGGDKRHPEVVTTVRRSIARIRAAGRHAGAGGDFDNVSEVVAQGARLVFVGTKGLIEPGAKAYLDAVSRAGK; via the coding sequence TTGTCCAGCCTGAAGAAGGTCCTTGCTGGCGGCGGCACCGCCGTCATGGTCAACCTCACCTTCAATTCGCCCACCCTGGTCGAGCACCTGGCCACCCTCGGCTTCGATGCGGTCATGCTCGACTGCGAACACACCTCCGCTTCGGTGGAGCGGATCGAGGAGCTGGCCCGAGCGGCGCGGGCGTCGGGCATTGCCGCGATCGTGCGTCCGGAGAAATTCGACGAGGCACTCGTCACGCGCTATCTCGATTGCAAGGTGGCCGGCATCATGGTGCCGCACGTGGACGACGCCGCAACGGCGCGGCGCATCGTCGACGTGGTCCGCTACGCATTGCCGGACCGCTGGCAGGACATTGCGATCATCGTCATGCTCGAGTCGGCGACGGCGGTCGCCAACCTGGACGACATCCTCGCGGTGGAGGGCATCGACGTGTTCTTCATCGCGCGGGTCGACCTGTCCAAGAGCATGGGCCTCGGCGGCGACAAGCGGCATCCCGAAGTGGTGACCACGGTCCGCCGCTCGATCGCACGCATTCGCGCGGCGGGCCGGCACGCCGGCGCCGGCGGCGACTTCGACAATGTCTCCGAGGTCGTGGCGCAGGGCGCACGCCTGGTCTTCGTCGGCACCAAGGGCCTGATCGAACCGGGAGCCAAGGCCTACCTCGACGCGGTGTCCCGCGCCGGCAAGTGA
- a CDS encoding acyl-CoA dehydrogenase family protein: MSGLDLRIELSPEQGMLQDAAARYMEKAYGFQERQRIVASGAELDEGKWQDYARMGWLGLPLPEAVGGSGGSALDLFLLAQAFGRSLAVEPYLATVVLGAMTVAAAGTDQQRARILPGVAAGRTLLGWACAEPDGGYDLVDVQTQARESGAGFALTGDKSVVLGAASAHHLVVSARTAGPRHGRTGVSLFLVDRCAPGVTLRPYRTIDGRRAAEVKLDGVRVGRNDVLGELHGAAAHIERARALGTITLLGEAVGCLEGALACTIEYHKNRQQFGKPLSSFQALRHRVADLYVAKEETRALCLLAAHAWTADDPGAAQAIAGAKAWVGQTGRHAAEEAVQLHGAIAITDEYVVGHYLKRIVAIDRMFGDTGTALDEYLELGQGFAGAPGEAQDSAASART, encoded by the coding sequence ATGAGCGGCCTCGACTTGCGGATCGAGCTGAGCCCTGAACAGGGCATGCTGCAGGACGCGGCCGCTCGCTACATGGAGAAGGCCTACGGCTTCCAGGAGCGCCAGCGCATCGTCGCTTCGGGCGCGGAACTGGATGAAGGCAAATGGCAGGACTACGCGCGGATGGGCTGGCTGGGCCTGCCCCTGCCGGAGGCGGTCGGCGGCAGCGGCGGCAGCGCGCTCGACCTGTTCCTGCTGGCCCAGGCCTTCGGCAGGTCGCTTGCGGTGGAACCGTACCTGGCCACGGTGGTCCTGGGGGCCATGACCGTCGCCGCGGCGGGGACCGACCAGCAGCGTGCGCGCATCCTGCCCGGCGTCGCGGCCGGCAGGACGCTGCTGGGTTGGGCCTGCGCCGAACCGGATGGCGGCTACGACCTTGTCGACGTGCAGACGCAGGCCAGGGAGAGTGGTGCCGGCTTCGCCCTGACCGGCGACAAGAGCGTCGTGCTCGGCGCAGCGTCGGCGCACCACCTGGTGGTCAGTGCACGCACCGCCGGACCGCGGCATGGGAGGACTGGCGTTTCGCTGTTCCTCGTGGATCGCTGCGCGCCCGGCGTGACCTTGCGGCCCTACCGGACCATCGACGGACGCCGTGCCGCCGAAGTGAAGCTGGATGGCGTCCGGGTCGGCAGAAACGACGTGCTGGGCGAGTTGCACGGCGCTGCCGCGCACATCGAACGCGCGCGTGCGCTGGGCACCATCACGTTGCTGGGTGAAGCGGTGGGCTGCCTCGAAGGCGCACTCGCCTGCACCATCGAGTACCACAAGAACCGACAGCAGTTCGGCAAGCCGCTGTCCAGCTTCCAGGCCCTGCGCCATCGCGTGGCCGACCTGTACGTGGCCAAGGAGGAGACGCGCGCGCTGTGCCTTCTCGCCGCGCATGCCTGGACCGCGGACGACCCCGGCGCGGCCCAGGCGATCGCCGGCGCCAAGGCATGGGTCGGCCAGACCGGCCGCCACGCGGCCGAAGAGGCGGTGCAGCTGCACGGCGCCATCGCCATCACGGACGAGTACGTGGTCGGCCACTACCTGAAGCGCATCGTCGCCATCGACCGCATGTTCGGCGACACCGGCACGGCGCTGGACGAGTATCTCGAGCTGGGCCAGGGCTTCGCGGGAGCGCCGGGCGAAGCGCAGGACAGCGCGGCCAGCGCACGCACATGA
- a CDS encoding flavin reductase has translation MRGFRRALGHFATGVTIITAQCEGHLAGMTANSFSSVSLDPPLVLWSIDKGSHSLSLFEQATCFAVNVLAADQLELAGRFARSGADKFAGVGWHPGLGGAPCLPGASATFECRKHSVIDAGDHFILLGKVERYQRADRDPLLFAHGRFALSVDYPVIAREAASPATSTSDQPTMLGLLWDAFTGMSHGFQAERDALGLSVSQGRVLSLIERYPGAGPELVARKAYVSPQGLEDAVQALVAAGFLTVNRNGCWNLTVSGREHVALRRKRAAATEASQLKAFSAAELEATCKVLRALGSEVPVASSGPAT, from the coding sequence GTGCGCGGCTTCCGGCGTGCGCTCGGCCATTTCGCGACGGGCGTGACCATCATCACCGCGCAGTGCGAGGGGCACCTCGCAGGCATGACGGCGAACTCGTTTTCTTCCGTTTCCCTCGATCCCCCGCTGGTGCTCTGGTCGATCGACAAGGGTTCGCACAGTCTGTCGCTGTTCGAGCAGGCGACCTGCTTTGCCGTCAACGTGCTGGCGGCGGACCAGCTGGAGCTGGCGGGCCGGTTCGCGCGCTCGGGAGCCGACAAGTTCGCCGGCGTGGGATGGCATCCCGGTCTCGGCGGCGCGCCGTGCCTGCCGGGGGCCTCGGCCACGTTCGAATGCCGCAAGCATTCGGTGATCGATGCCGGCGACCACTTCATCCTGCTCGGCAAGGTCGAGCGCTACCAGCGCGCCGACCGCGATCCGCTGCTGTTCGCGCACGGGCGCTTCGCCCTCTCGGTGGACTACCCGGTCATCGCCAGGGAGGCCGCAAGCCCTGCGACATCCACCAGCGACCAGCCCACCATGCTGGGGCTGCTATGGGACGCCTTCACGGGCATGTCGCACGGCTTCCAGGCGGAGCGCGATGCGCTCGGCCTCTCGGTGAGCCAGGGCCGGGTGTTGTCGCTGATCGAGCGCTACCCCGGCGCCGGACCCGAGCTGGTGGCACGCAAGGCCTACGTCAGTCCGCAAGGCCTCGAGGACGCGGTGCAGGCGCTGGTGGCCGCGGGCTTCCTCACGGTCAACCGGAACGGCTGCTGGAATCTCACGGTCAGCGGACGCGAGCACGTCGCCTTGCGTCGCAAGCGTGCCGCCGCCACCGAGGCATCCCAGCTCAAGGCCTTCAGCGCCGCCGAACTGGAAGCGACCTGCAAGGTGCTGAGGGCGCTCGGCTCCGAGGTGCCCGTCGCCTCTAGCGGGCCAGCAACCTGA